A window from bacterium encodes these proteins:
- a CDS encoding ABC transporter permease — MSELVEVASPRARWGASLREIWQRRDLLLLLLRKDLVASYKQSLLGPLWFVIQPLVTSLVFGLLFGRFARLSPPSVPPFLYYLAGYVLWNYFASTLTLVSGSLIANVSILRKIYFPRLIIPLVAAGVSTVNFVINYLVFLGIYAVYVLGGWESPLTPRGALILVPALLIFVGVVGAGIGTWLAAWSVSYRDLRIGMPVVVNLWMFATPIIWPLKLAPPDKRWLFAFNPMAPVVEAHRAALLGTVFPDPWWLLIGGVTGLVAVIGGLIVYHRAQPTMVDTL, encoded by the coding sequence GTCGAGGTCGCATCCCCGCGCGCCCGCTGGGGAGCCAGCCTGCGCGAAATCTGGCAGCGCCGCGACCTCCTGCTCCTGCTGCTGCGCAAGGACCTCGTCGCCTCCTACAAGCAGAGCCTGCTCGGGCCGCTGTGGTTCGTCATCCAGCCGCTGGTGACCTCGCTCGTGTTCGGGCTGCTCTTCGGGCGCTTCGCGCGCCTCTCGCCGCCGTCGGTGCCGCCGTTCCTCTACTACCTCGCCGGGTACGTCCTCTGGAACTACTTCGCTTCGACGCTCACGCTCGTCTCCGGCTCCCTCATCGCGAACGTCTCGATCCTGCGCAAGATCTACTTTCCCCGGCTCATCATCCCGCTGGTGGCCGCGGGCGTGAGCACCGTCAACTTCGTCATCAACTACCTCGTCTTCCTCGGGATCTACGCCGTCTACGTCCTCGGCGGCTGGGAGAGCCCGCTCACGCCGCGGGGGGCGCTCATCCTGGTGCCCGCGCTCCTGATCTTCGTCGGCGTCGTCGGCGCCGGCATCGGCACCTGGCTGGCCGCCTGGTCCGTCAGCTACCGGGACCTGCGCATCGGCATGCCGGTGGTGGTCAACCTCTGGATGTTCGCGACGCCGATCATCTGGCCCCTGAAGCTGGCCCCTCCGGACAAGCGCTGGCTCTTCGCCTTCAACCCGATGGCCCCCGTGGTCGAGGCGCACCGCGCGGCGCTGCTCGGGACGGTCTTCCCCGACCCGTGGTGGCTGCTGATCGGCGGCGTGACCGGCCTCGTCGCCGTGATCGGCGGGCTCATCGTCTACCACCGGGCCCAGCCGACCATGGTGGACACGCTCTGA